The Acidicapsa acidisoli genome window below encodes:
- a CDS encoding DinB family protein, with amino-acid sequence MTSFRVFPSSSSRRSFLTGVTGLAAGISGMSLLTASAHAAAPDSASANDFSVIGPRPGYSPQIGTLVSMLTWVDHGVTGPVKGLTQPQLDTLFDANANTIGALLLHLAAAETFYQIHTFEGKPYGEVPDSVKKQFGAALELGDKGRKEIKEHDLDYYLNIMKETREKTLAGFKKRDDNWLMTIDPKFFGDAPTNNYCKWFHVCEHESHHAGQIAFLVKRLPGAKPASD; translated from the coding sequence ATGACTTCTTTCAGGGTGTTCCCATCCTCTTCGAGCCGTCGCTCTTTCCTCACCGGTGTCACCGGGCTCGCCGCCGGTATTTCTGGCATGTCGCTGCTGACCGCATCCGCCCATGCGGCAGCACCGGACAGCGCATCTGCAAACGACTTTAGCGTGATCGGTCCCAGACCCGGCTACTCCCCGCAGATCGGCACCCTTGTCTCCATGCTGACGTGGGTCGACCACGGTGTTACCGGTCCGGTTAAGGGCCTTACCCAACCCCAGTTGGATACGCTCTTCGATGCCAACGCCAACACCATTGGCGCATTGCTCCTGCACCTGGCTGCGGCCGAAACCTTCTACCAGATCCATACGTTTGAAGGGAAACCATACGGTGAAGTGCCGGATTCGGTGAAAAAGCAGTTTGGAGCGGCCCTCGAACTGGGTGACAAAGGCCGAAAAGAAATCAAAGAGCACGACCTCGACTACTATCTCAACATCATGAAAGAGACCCGCGAGAAGACTCTCGCCGGTTTCAAAAAGCGCGATGACAACTGGCTCATGACCATCGATCCGAAGTTTTTCGGAGACGCCCCCACCAACAACTACTGCAAGTGGTTCCACGTATGCGAGCATGAGTCCCACCACGCAGGGCAGATCGCATTCCTCGTCAAGCGGCTCCCCGGCGCAAAACCAGCTTCCGACTAA
- a CDS encoding DinB family protein: MNYAWIAIPESAIPHAANPVFQHLLDTYVSETNKVASTWKEFQDSDLDYKPPEKSTNVGGIFKHQLLSERRFFGEFLHTPEPAPEAVLPSSFTVDSAVNRFVELATARLEFFAQRQEPWWMEVVPFFDVERQRIWIFWRRVLHTAHHRTQLTVFLRMMGRNVPSTYGPTADVTWTGADPTNTVEAAGRR; the protein is encoded by the coding sequence ATGAATTACGCCTGGATCGCGATTCCTGAGTCGGCGATTCCTCATGCCGCAAATCCTGTCTTCCAGCATCTGCTGGACACGTATGTGAGCGAGACGAACAAAGTTGCGTCGACGTGGAAGGAGTTTCAGGACTCAGACCTGGACTACAAGCCACCCGAGAAGTCAACGAATGTCGGCGGAATCTTCAAGCATCAATTGCTTTCGGAGCGACGGTTCTTCGGGGAGTTTCTGCATACGCCGGAGCCTGCACCGGAGGCGGTTTTACCTTCCTCGTTTACGGTGGACAGCGCAGTGAATCGGTTTGTGGAGTTGGCTACGGCGCGGCTCGAGTTCTTTGCGCAGCGGCAGGAGCCATGGTGGATGGAGGTTGTGCCCTTCTTCGATGTCGAGCGCCAGCGTATCTGGATCTTCTGGAGGCGCGTTCTGCACACGGCGCACCATCGGACGCAACTAACAGTGTTTTTGCGGATGATGGGACGTAATGTTCCCTCGACGTACGGGCCGACTGCGGATGTGACGTGGACAGGAGCCGACCCGACGAACACGGTGGAAGCCGCGGGGCGTCGCTAA
- a CDS encoding CHRD domain-containing protein: MKVPWSLGSLLAVTFLMNVSSVNAQNPSDSHSRFDATLNSFQTSPSLFTNGKGTTQVRIDREAGSISYELSYSGLSSPVTQAHIHFAQKGVNGNIIVYLCDNTGLAPSGTPACPDSGTVTGKVTAVDVNPPKNPLPVTDQGIAPGDFAALIAAIEHNSGYINVHTTTYPAGEIRGQLKRFDRDDFGRR; this comes from the coding sequence ATGAAAGTTCCATGGAGTTTAGGATCACTGCTGGCCGTGACGTTTCTCATGAACGTCTCATCCGTAAACGCACAAAATCCATCCGACAGCCACTCACGGTTTGACGCCACTCTAAACAGTTTTCAGACATCCCCCTCCCTGTTTACGAATGGCAAAGGAACCACTCAAGTGCGAATCGACCGGGAGGCGGGCTCGATCTCGTATGAACTGAGTTACTCCGGACTATCCAGTCCCGTGACCCAGGCCCACATCCATTTTGCCCAGAAAGGCGTAAACGGCAATATCATCGTTTACCTCTGCGACAACACCGGCCTCGCGCCGAGCGGCACTCCGGCCTGCCCTGATTCGGGCACAGTAACGGGTAAAGTAACCGCCGTCGACGTCAATCCGCCGAAGAACCCCCTGCCAGTCACCGACCAGGGAATCGCGCCCGGAGATTTTGCCGCTCTGATTGCCGCGATTGAGCACAACTCTGGGTACATAAATGTTCACACGACCACCTACCCGGCTGGCGAAATCCGAGGACAACTGAAGCGGTTCGACCGAGACGATTTCGGCAGGCGCTGA
- a CDS encoding alginate export family protein, giving the protein MLKLFAVALAAFCLSATYASAQYVEYPQNAGKVQPLTTPDLPSWLTLDMDLRARTEAQTAIDYMSGNAQVYELTRVRGGMEIRPTNWLTGYIQFHDTHALGLPLAYTAANMRDNFDFRQAYLEFHARPGSVPVAIFAGRQELKFGDERLIGISDWTNNSRTFDGFDARIGDKNRIDLFSASVVNIYPTALDMHSGGLNYHGAYASLNSLLPRTTISPFVFIKRLPYVVSQQGIGGTETEVTPGISVSNNLPVGFDFTVEGVLQRGSYSNDSIHAGAGYAKVGYTATYLPWTPRLQGEYDYATGNPHTNPDRISTFDQQYPSSHNVFGLVDLFGWDNIKQARANLSLNPTRNLTLLIQQGFLWEANTHDGVYNGTGAEFLKPPTGGFTSDTIGHEFDASMKYVYHDYFVVNAGVGHFSPGAAMTDNAHGAPLTISYLSFTYRFKLNRSQAPKDQK; this is encoded by the coding sequence ATGCTGAAACTGTTTGCGGTCGCGCTTGCGGCCTTTTGTCTTTCTGCCACGTACGCGTCCGCGCAGTATGTGGAATACCCTCAAAACGCGGGTAAAGTTCAACCCTTAACCACTCCGGATCTGCCCTCATGGCTGACGCTGGACATGGACCTTCGCGCTCGTACCGAAGCCCAGACCGCGATTGACTACATGAGCGGAAATGCCCAGGTCTACGAACTCACACGAGTGCGCGGCGGAATGGAAATTCGCCCCACAAACTGGCTCACCGGCTACATCCAGTTTCACGACACCCACGCCCTCGGGCTCCCGCTCGCGTATACCGCCGCAAACATGCGCGACAACTTCGACTTCCGCCAGGCATATCTCGAATTCCATGCCCGGCCCGGCTCCGTTCCCGTGGCGATCTTCGCCGGCCGCCAGGAACTGAAATTCGGCGATGAGCGCCTGATCGGTATCAGCGACTGGACCAACAACAGCCGCACCTTCGACGGCTTCGACGCACGCATCGGAGACAAGAATCGAATCGATCTCTTCAGCGCCTCCGTCGTCAATATCTATCCGACCGCGCTCGATATGCACTCCGGCGGCCTCAACTACCATGGCGCCTATGCCTCTCTCAATTCTTTGTTGCCCAGGACCACCATCAGCCCCTTCGTCTTCATCAAGAGGTTGCCCTATGTCGTAAGCCAGCAGGGCATCGGCGGCACGGAGACGGAAGTAACTCCGGGCATCAGCGTCAGCAATAATCTGCCGGTCGGCTTTGACTTCACCGTCGAAGGAGTTCTGCAGCGCGGCAGTTATTCCAACGACTCCATTCACGCCGGCGCCGGCTATGCCAAGGTCGGCTACACGGCAACCTATCTTCCCTGGACGCCCCGTCTTCAAGGCGAGTACGACTACGCCACAGGCAACCCTCACACCAACCCGGACCGCATCAGTACCTTCGATCAGCAATATCCTAGCTCGCACAACGTCTTTGGACTCGTCGATCTCTTCGGCTGGGACAACATCAAGCAGGCGCGCGCTAACCTGAGTCTCAATCCCACGCGGAATCTGACGCTGCTGATACAACAGGGATTTCTGTGGGAAGCGAACACGCACGATGGCGTTTACAACGGCACCGGCGCGGAGTTCCTCAAGCCACCGACGGGCGGATTTACCAGCGATACCATCGGCCACGAATTCGATGCGTCGATGAAGTATGTCTATCATGATTACTTCGTCGTTAACGCAGGTGTCGGTCATTTCTCTCCAGGAGCTGCAATGACCGACAACGCTCACGGAGCGCCTCTGACTATCTCCTATCTCTCGTTCACTTACCGATTCAAGCTGAACCGGTCGCAAGCTCCAAAAGACCAGAAATAA
- the adh gene encoding aldehyde dehydrogenase has protein sequence MATLTSLQPGVLGGSRHGFRARYGNYIGGEWVVPVSGQYFENVTPVTGKVFCEIARSNAADIDLALDAAHRAKVSWGKTSVAERANILNQIAQRMEDNLALLAEAEAWDNGKPIREAMAADLPLAIDHWRYFAGCIRAQEGSLSQIDDDTVAYHFHEPLGVVGQIIPWNFPLLMATWKLAPALAAGNCVVIKPAEQTPASILVWAELIGDLLPPGVLNIVNGFGLEAGKPLASSSRIAKIAFTGETTTGRLIMQYASQNLIPVTLELGGKSPNIFFADVLQEDDDFFDKALEGFTMFALNQGEVCTCPSRALIQESVYDRFMERALKRVAAVKQGNPLDSTTMIGAQASSEQMEKILSYIDIGKQEGAKVLIGGERNMLEGDLEGGYYVKPTVFEGHNKMRIFQEEIFGPVVSVTTFKNEDEALAIANDTLYGLGAGVWSRDANRCYRFGRAIQAGRVWTNCYHAYPAHAAFGGYKQSGIGRENHKIMLDHYQQTKNMLVSYSPKKLGFF, from the coding sequence ATGGCGACTTTGACTTCTTTGCAGCCTGGAGTTCTGGGCGGCAGCCGGCATGGATTTCGTGCTCGTTATGGCAACTACATCGGAGGCGAGTGGGTGGTGCCTGTCTCCGGTCAGTATTTTGAGAATGTAACCCCGGTGACGGGCAAGGTGTTTTGCGAGATTGCGCGGTCGAATGCGGCGGATATCGATCTCGCGCTGGATGCGGCGCACAGGGCCAAGGTGAGTTGGGGCAAGACCAGCGTGGCGGAGCGGGCGAATATTCTGAACCAGATTGCCCAGCGCATGGAGGATAACCTTGCCCTGCTGGCCGAGGCCGAGGCGTGGGACAATGGCAAACCGATTCGCGAGGCTATGGCTGCGGATTTGCCGCTGGCGATTGACCACTGGCGATATTTTGCGGGGTGCATCCGGGCGCAGGAGGGCTCGCTGAGTCAGATTGACGACGATACGGTTGCTTACCACTTTCATGAGCCGCTGGGCGTGGTGGGGCAGATCATTCCGTGGAATTTTCCGCTGCTGATGGCGACGTGGAAGCTGGCTCCAGCGCTGGCCGCGGGCAACTGCGTGGTGATCAAGCCGGCGGAGCAGACTCCGGCGAGCATTTTGGTTTGGGCGGAGTTGATTGGCGATCTGCTGCCGCCAGGCGTGCTGAATATTGTGAATGGATTTGGGCTGGAGGCGGGCAAGCCGCTCGCTTCTTCGTCGCGGATTGCGAAGATTGCGTTTACGGGCGAGACGACGACGGGGCGGCTGATTATGCAGTATGCCAGCCAGAATCTTATCCCAGTAACTCTGGAGTTAGGCGGTAAGTCGCCGAATATCTTCTTTGCGGATGTGCTGCAGGAGGATGATGACTTCTTTGACAAGGCGCTTGAGGGCTTTACGATGTTTGCGCTGAATCAGGGCGAGGTTTGCACGTGTCCTAGCCGGGCGCTGATTCAGGAGAGCGTTTATGACCGCTTCATGGAGCGGGCGCTGAAACGCGTGGCGGCGGTGAAGCAGGGGAATCCGCTGGACTCTACGACGATGATTGGTGCGCAGGCTTCGAGCGAGCAGATGGAGAAGATTCTGAGCTACATCGACATCGGCAAGCAGGAGGGGGCCAAGGTCCTGATTGGCGGCGAGCGGAACATGCTCGAAGGCGATCTTGAAGGCGGCTATTATGTGAAGCCGACGGTCTTTGAAGGGCATAACAAGATGAGGATCTTCCAGGAGGAGATCTTCGGGCCCGTTGTTTCTGTGACGACCTTCAAGAATGAGGACGAGGCGCTGGCGATTGCCAATGACACGCTGTATGGGCTGGGTGCGGGCGTCTGGAGCAGGGATGCGAATCGTTGCTACAGGTTTGGGCGCGCGATCCAGGCGGGGCGCGTGTGGACGAACTGCTACCATGCTTATCCGGCTCATGCGGCGTTTGGCGGGTATAAGCAGAGCGGTATCGGGCGGGAGAATCACAAGATCATGCTGGATCATTATCAGCAGACGAAGAATATGCTGGTGAGTTATAGCCCGAAGAAGCTGGGGTTCTTTTAG
- a CDS encoding TIM barrel protein, giving the protein MNPSRRDFLKTSAATLACATLFESQMLYAKALNLPLGLQLYSVRQLLPTNYAGTLKDIAALGFKEVESAGYYNHSAAEVKQAIADAGLKLVSAHHSSVDLHKDLDHIISFSHDLGLSYIICSFPGKTPANEHNKDFHLDDWKWNADEFNKIGEKVSAAGMKFGYHNHTVEFTQTDGVLPFVELMRLTDPTKVTVEMDCGWVIVGGGNPVELLKHYGNRISMLHVKDFILPAGFVRGGGKPATEQPKVEELGLGSVDYRPILEAAAATGHIKHCFVEQEAFNVPPMQSLKIDADYMHKLGATS; this is encoded by the coding sequence TTGAACCCGTCCCGCAGAGACTTCCTCAAAACCAGCGCAGCCACGCTAGCCTGCGCCACCCTCTTTGAAAGCCAAATGCTATACGCCAAAGCACTCAACCTGCCGCTCGGCCTGCAACTCTACTCCGTCCGCCAACTCCTGCCGACGAACTACGCAGGCACGCTGAAAGACATCGCCGCTCTCGGCTTCAAAGAAGTCGAATCTGCCGGCTACTACAACCACAGCGCCGCAGAAGTAAAGCAGGCCATCGCCGACGCCGGCCTCAAGTTAGTCAGCGCCCACCACTCATCCGTCGACCTCCACAAAGACCTCGACCACATCATCTCTTTCAGCCACGACCTGGGCCTGAGCTACATCATCTGTTCCTTCCCCGGCAAAACCCCAGCCAACGAACACAACAAAGACTTCCACCTCGACGACTGGAAGTGGAACGCCGACGAGTTCAACAAAATCGGCGAAAAAGTATCCGCCGCCGGCATGAAATTCGGCTATCACAACCACACCGTAGAATTCACCCAGACCGACGGCGTCCTACCCTTCGTCGAACTCATGCGCCTCACCGACCCCACCAAAGTCACCGTAGAAATGGACTGCGGCTGGGTCATCGTAGGCGGCGGCAATCCCGTCGAGTTGCTTAAGCATTACGGCAACCGCATCTCCATGCTCCACGTAAAAGACTTCATCCTTCCCGCGGGCTTCGTCCGTGGTGGCGGCAAGCCGGCCACCGAGCAACCCAAAGTCGAAGAGCTCGGCCTCGGCTCCGTCGACTACCGCCCTATCCTGGAAGCAGCCGCAGCCACCGGCCACATCAAACACTGCTTCGTCGAACAGGAAGCCTTCAACGTCCCACCCATGCAATCCCTGAAGATCGACGCAGACTACATGCACAAACTAGGCGCCACGAGCTAA
- a CDS encoding GMC oxidoreductase, with translation MAEEIVDVLIIGSGHSGGMAAKVLTEKGISCLMLNAGPIADVQKDTEVKPAYALPYRGFRQPGQLPHVFQANEFNANTWVDEKEVPYTYDPGNPYNWVRVRLFGGRSLFWSRASFRLSDFEFKGKSHDGYGDDWPISLADLAPYYSRVEGIFRVQGQLSGLPQFPDGNFIPDEAPWSGCFQRLIAAGKPRNVSVCRQRTSLGINGLASSVNLLLPDAFATGKLRAIPNVVVRKLTTDKNTGLVNEAHFVDRISRREMSVKARVVVLAAGTLESTRLLLNSELANSSGVMGHYLIDQIYGAGITCSVPEARDGKATPGLMGGSALIPRFRNIDTKAKNFLRGYSINVWSTTGAMDPRSFAAYGEELHRKLDSYHGSGISTNIMGEVLARPENHVRINKDVVDAWDIPVLHIETKYTDNEFNMAHDSVDTAIELAEAAGFEVLAKNYDPNPPGYSIHELGTCRMGNDPKTSVLNKWNQSHDIKNLWVVDGSAFVSAGWQNPTMTLTSLAMRASEYLAEQMRQGNV, from the coding sequence ATGGCCGAAGAAATCGTAGACGTACTTATCATCGGCTCCGGCCACTCCGGAGGAATGGCCGCAAAGGTCCTCACCGAAAAAGGCATCTCTTGCCTCATGCTCAACGCCGGCCCCATCGCCGACGTGCAAAAAGACACGGAGGTCAAACCCGCCTACGCCCTGCCGTATCGTGGCTTCAGGCAACCCGGCCAGTTGCCGCACGTCTTCCAGGCCAACGAATTCAACGCCAACACCTGGGTCGACGAAAAAGAAGTCCCCTACACCTACGATCCGGGCAATCCGTACAACTGGGTGCGCGTGCGCCTCTTCGGCGGCCGCTCGCTCTTCTGGTCACGCGCTTCCTTCCGTCTTAGCGACTTCGAATTCAAAGGCAAATCCCACGACGGCTACGGCGACGATTGGCCCATCAGCCTCGCCGATCTTGCGCCCTACTACTCTCGCGTCGAAGGCATCTTCCGCGTCCAAGGCCAGCTCAGCGGACTCCCACAATTCCCCGATGGCAACTTCATCCCGGACGAAGCTCCATGGTCAGGCTGCTTCCAGCGCCTCATTGCAGCAGGGAAGCCCCGTAACGTCTCCGTCTGCCGCCAGCGCACTTCCCTCGGCATCAACGGCCTTGCCAGCTCCGTCAACCTGCTCCTGCCGGATGCCTTTGCCACCGGCAAGCTCCGCGCCATCCCCAATGTCGTTGTGCGCAAACTCACCACCGACAAAAACACCGGCCTCGTCAACGAAGCTCACTTCGTCGACCGCATCTCACGCCGCGAAATGTCCGTGAAGGCCCGCGTCGTCGTCCTCGCCGCCGGCACGCTCGAAAGCACGCGCCTTCTGCTTAACTCCGAACTCGCGAACTCCAGCGGCGTCATGGGCCATTACCTCATCGACCAGATCTACGGCGCAGGCATTACCTGCTCGGTGCCAGAAGCCCGCGACGGCAAAGCCACGCCCGGCCTCATGGGCGGCAGCGCCCTCATCCCTCGCTTCCGCAACATCGACACCAAAGCCAAAAACTTCCTCCGCGGCTACTCCATCAATGTTTGGAGCACCACCGGCGCTATGGATCCGCGCAGCTTCGCCGCCTACGGCGAAGAGCTGCACCGCAAGCTCGACAGCTATCACGGCAGCGGCATCTCCACCAACATCATGGGCGAAGTGCTCGCGCGACCTGAAAATCACGTCCGCATCAACAAAGACGTTGTCGATGCCTGGGACATTCCCGTCCTGCACATCGAAACCAAGTACACCGACAACGAATTCAACATGGCCCACGACTCCGTCGATACCGCCATCGAACTCGCCGAAGCCGCAGGCTTCGAAGTTCTCGCCAAAAACTACGATCCCAACCCGCCCGGCTATAGCATTCACGAACTCGGCACTTGCCGCATGGGCAACGACCCAAAAACCAGCGTGCTCAACAAATGGAACCAGAGCCACGACATCAAAAACCTCTGGGTCGTCGATGGCAGCGCCTTCGTCAGCGCGGGCTGGCAAAACCCGACCATGACCCTAACATCCCTGGCCATGCGCGCCTCTGAATATCTCGCCGAACAAATGCGCCAGGGCAACGTCTGA
- a CDS encoding gluconate 2-dehydrogenase subunit 3 family protein, with protein MQRRDFVKAMMAASVTARAALGQQTAAPAAPPPPPQAPGPLPWMRGLMEAKPLPVGQLTPDAVAQTDAHFFSPQQFATLRHLGEILQPPYKGYPGATEAGTPEFLDFLISASPADRQQMYQSGLDRLESEAKQHFGKSFAAIDISQADQLLRPWLRTWLSDHPPTEPYALFINIVHTDIRTATMNSQAWSDAAHRAGQQTPNIDLYWYPVDPDLRRNTSNNGRN; from the coding sequence ATGCAAAGGCGTGATTTCGTCAAAGCAATGATGGCGGCCTCCGTGACCGCTCGCGCGGCACTCGGACAACAGACTGCAGCACCCGCCGCGCCGCCTCCGCCGCCCCAGGCTCCCGGCCCGTTGCCCTGGATGCGTGGCCTCATGGAAGCGAAGCCGCTGCCCGTCGGACAGCTTACCCCTGACGCCGTCGCGCAAACCGACGCGCATTTCTTCAGTCCACAGCAGTTCGCCACCCTGCGCCACCTTGGCGAGATCCTGCAACCTCCATACAAAGGCTACCCAGGCGCAACCGAAGCAGGAACCCCCGAATTCCTCGACTTCCTCATCAGTGCCTCGCCCGCCGACCGCCAGCAGATGTACCAATCCGGCCTCGATCGCCTCGAATCCGAAGCTAAACAGCACTTCGGCAAATCCTTCGCGGCGATTGATATCTCGCAGGCCGATCAGCTTCTCCGTCCCTGGCTGCGCACCTGGCTAAGCGACCACCCACCCACCGAGCCTTACGCCCTGTTCATCAACATCGTGCACACCGACATCCGCACCGCCACAATGAACTCCCAGGCATGGAGCGACGCCGCCCATCGCGCCGGCCAGCAAACGCCCAATATCGATCTCTACTGGTACCCGGTCGACCCCGATCTACGCCGAAATACCAGCAACAACGGAAGGAATTAG
- a CDS encoding ABC transporter permease: protein MATFVAGFDQTRQLARRFSRTPMFTAITLITLAVAVGANAVIFSVIEGVLLKPLPYPHPEQLIGVWHHAPGVGFEDLNMAPFLYFTNREQSRTLQDIGVYDGDSLTVTGVGEPEHVQGLDVSDGTLPILGVVPALGRLFTRADDTAGAPQTVLLSNAYWRKKFGADPKVIGRSITLDGKPRQIIGVLPKGFQFLDMEDTAVVLPFQWDRNKTKLGNFSYQALARLKPGVSMAQVNADLARLIPIAIGNFPAPEGFSAKIFESAKLSPNLRPLKKDVIGDVGKTLWVLMGSLIMVLLIACANVANLLLVRVEGRRQELAVRAALGAGSKRIAGELLMESFSLGLVGSLVGLGLAYGALRLLIALAPTGLPRLHEIGIDLPVLLFTLLIAILTSLLIGAIPVLRYAREGSNLSLREGGRGQSQSREQHRTRNALVILQVALALVLLICSGLMIRTFNSMMHIAPGFAAPDSLQTFHVFIPESTVPDKDPQRLLHMEQDIRDKIAAISGVSSVAFGSRVPMDGGSSNDVLYTQDRTYSEGQLPPIRRFKYVSPGYFSTLGTPLLAGRDFSWSDNYQQLPVAIISENFAREFWHDPANALGKRIRVSTKDDWREIVGVAADVHDDGVSKAAPTTVYWPVLMARFESDDVRMQRFLTIVIRSQRAGSESFMKEVQQAVWSTDSDLPLADVRTLGFLYKRSMARTSFTLVLLSVAGAMALLLGVVGIYGVISYSVSQRTREIGIRMALGAQREVITGMFVRHGLLLTGIGVGFGLVASLITMRLMSSLLFNVSPVDPLTYGTITAVILVISYVACYLPSRRAATVEPVNALRSE from the coding sequence ATGGCGACTTTCGTTGCGGGCTTTGACCAAACAAGGCAGTTGGCGCGGAGATTCAGCCGGACGCCGATGTTTACTGCTATTACGCTGATTACGCTTGCGGTCGCGGTGGGAGCGAATGCTGTGATCTTCAGCGTGATTGAAGGAGTGCTGCTCAAGCCGCTGCCCTATCCTCATCCAGAGCAGTTGATTGGTGTCTGGCATCATGCGCCCGGAGTGGGTTTTGAAGACCTGAACATGGCGCCGTTTCTTTACTTTACCAATCGCGAGCAGAGCAGGACGCTCCAGGATATCGGTGTTTACGACGGAGATTCGCTGACTGTAACGGGAGTGGGCGAGCCGGAGCATGTGCAGGGTCTCGATGTTTCTGACGGTACTTTGCCGATTCTTGGTGTCGTTCCTGCGCTTGGGCGGCTGTTTACCAGGGCTGACGACACGGCCGGTGCGCCGCAGACGGTGCTGCTTTCGAACGCCTACTGGCGAAAAAAGTTTGGCGCGGACCCGAAGGTGATTGGGCGCTCGATAACATTGGACGGAAAGCCGCGCCAGATCATCGGCGTGTTGCCGAAGGGCTTTCAGTTCCTCGACATGGAAGACACGGCGGTGGTGCTTCCTTTCCAGTGGGATCGCAACAAGACAAAGCTGGGCAATTTCAGCTATCAGGCTCTTGCACGGCTGAAGCCTGGCGTCTCGATGGCGCAGGTAAACGCCGATCTTGCGCGGCTGATTCCTATCGCCATTGGCAATTTCCCTGCGCCGGAAGGGTTTAGCGCCAAGATTTTTGAGAGCGCGAAGCTGAGCCCGAATTTGCGTCCGCTGAAGAAGGACGTGATCGGGGATGTGGGAAAGACGCTGTGGGTTCTGATGGGTTCGCTGATCATGGTGCTGTTGATTGCTTGCGCGAACGTGGCCAATCTGCTGCTGGTGCGCGTCGAGGGGCGGCGGCAGGAACTGGCTGTTCGGGCTGCGCTGGGCGCGGGATCGAAGCGCATTGCCGGGGAGTTGCTCATGGAGAGCTTCTCGCTTGGGTTAGTCGGAAGCCTGGTTGGATTGGGACTGGCCTATGGGGCGTTGCGACTGTTGATTGCGTTGGCGCCCACCGGGCTTCCGCGACTTCATGAGATCGGGATTGACTTGCCGGTGCTGCTGTTTACGCTTCTGATTGCGATTCTGACCAGCCTGCTGATCGGCGCGATTCCTGTGCTGCGATATGCCAGAGAGGGTTCCAATCTGAGCCTTCGCGAGGGCGGCCGCGGGCAGAGCCAGAGCCGGGAACAACATCGCACGCGCAATGCGCTTGTGATTTTGCAGGTGGCGCTGGCGCTGGTGCTGCTGATTTGTTCCGGCCTAATGATTCGGACTTTCAACTCGATGATGCATATTGCTCCGGGCTTTGCTGCGCCGGATTCGTTGCAGACGTTTCATGTGTTCATTCCAGAGTCGACTGTGCCGGATAAGGACCCTCAACGCCTGCTGCACATGGAGCAGGATATTCGAGACAAGATTGCTGCAATTTCGGGAGTCAGCTCCGTGGCCTTTGGAAGCCGCGTTCCGATGGATGGCGGTTCTTCGAACGATGTGCTGTATACGCAGGATCGTACTTACTCGGAAGGCCAGCTTCCTCCGATACGGCGATTCAAGTATGTTTCGCCAGGATACTTTTCGACGCTCGGCACGCCGCTGCTTGCGGGTCGTGATTTTAGCTGGAGCGATAACTACCAGCAGTTGCCTGTGGCCATTATTTCCGAGAACTTTGCGCGCGAGTTCTGGCATGACCCTGCGAATGCTCTTGGGAAGCGAATCCGCGTGAGCACGAAGGATGACTGGCGCGAGATCGTCGGCGTGGCAGCGGACGTTCATGATGATGGCGTGAGCAAGGCCGCGCCGACTACCGTTTACTGGCCTGTTTTGATGGCTCGATTTGAGAGCGACGATGTTCGCATGCAGCGGTTCCTCACGATTGTGATTCGAAGCCAGCGCGCAGGCTCGGAATCATTCATGAAGGAAGTGCAGCAGGCTGTCTGGTCAACGGATTCGGATCTGCCGCTTGCGGATGTGCGTACTCTTGGGTTTCTCTATAAGCGATCGATGGCGCGGACTTCCTTTACTCTCGTGCTGTTGAGTGTTGCCGGCGCGATGGCGCTGCTGCTTGGCGTGGTCGGGATTTATGGTGTGATCTCTTATTCGGTTTCGCAGAGGACGCGGGAGATTGGCATTCGCATGGCGCTGGGCGCGCAGCGAGAGGTAATAACCGGGATGTTTGTGCGGCATGGATTGTTGCTTACTGGCATTGGCGTTGGATTTGGATTGGTGGCTTCGCTTATCACGATGCGCTTGATGTCTTCGCTGCTGTTCAATGTAAGCCCGGTCGACCCGTTGACCTATGGCACTATTACTGCGGTGATTCTGGTGATTTCGTATGTTGCCTGCTATCTGCCTTCGCGCAGGGCGGCGACGGTGGAACCGGTGAACGCTCTTCGGTCGGAGTGA